From the Cherax quadricarinatus isolate ZL_2023a chromosome 22, ASM3850222v1, whole genome shotgun sequence genome, one window contains:
- the LOC128689584 gene encoding uncharacterized protein isoform X1, with translation MVSKLVSCCILAVSMATQAVATLDEDYSDGSLYDEEGRLLVIPVGASGASFPLIFNLTNFAPFAALLASALLTLLGLSALGFLLYSLIYSHFGYGYGTGTGYGSDSGYGGSGGYSSYSSYRRSFDPYAIDWEKFSILDWIAIGEEAWRKFDPADLECQKRLICEIHQNTSRFGAPAARLVDLFSYLQYAEVLSLPDEFKALIEEYNDAADRGRSLQKDCGEVYTTCDFSVKKIMDKYSHNEV, from the exons ATGGTGTCTAAATTAGTGTCCTGCTGTATACTGGCAGTGTCCATGGCTACACAGGCTGTAGCCACCCTCGACGAAGACTACAGCGACGGTAGTCTTTATGACGAAGAGGGTCGCCTCTTGGTTATCCCCGTTGGTGCTTCAGGCGCAAGTTTCCCACTAATCTTCAACCTGACCAATTTCGCCCCATTTGCTGCCCTCTTGGCATCTGCACTCCTCACCCTCTTAGGTCTATCAGCACTGGGATTCCTCCTGTACTCTCTCATATACTCTCATTTTGGTTATGGTTATGGAACAGGCACTGGATATGGATCGGACTCTGGCTATGGAGGCAGTGGGGGATACTCCTCCTACTCTTCATACAGACG GTCCTTCGACCCATACGCCATCGACTGGGAGAAATTCTCCATCCTGGACTGGATTGCTATCGGAGAGGAAGCCTGGAGGAAGTTCGACCCAGCTGATCTTGAATGCCAGAAGCGCCTCATCTGTGAAATCCATCAAAACACATCTCGCTTCGGCGCTCCTGCAGCCCGCCTTGTTGATCTCTTCAG CTACCTGCAGTACGCCGAGGTCCTCTCACTTCCCGACGAGTTCAAAGCGCTGATCGAGGAGTATAATGATGCGGCCGACCGTGGTCGGAGTCTTCAGAAAGACTGCGGCGAAGTGTACACCACTTGTGACTTTTCGGTCAAGAAAATAATGGACAAATATTCGCATAATGAAGTTTAA